The sequence ctttaattttacaCTTCTGTCAAAAGTATGGTCTCAGTCTGTcaagacattaatacttttaattcagaaaggatgcattaaattgatcaaaagtgaagtaaagaaattataatgtaacaaaagatttttattccaaataaatctaaattaaaataaataacatgggTTCTACAAAAAATACAGCACAgctattttcattaataatatgagaaaattttcttgagcatcaaatcagatgctgaaagttcagctttgtcatcacagagataaattacgttttaaaatatattaaaacaggaaacagttattttaaatattaataatgtttcaaaatattactatttttactgaatttttgaccaaacaaatgcagccttcatgagcATAGGAGACTTTGTATTCTTATATAAAGTTTATAtagttgtgtgtatatatatatatatatatatatatatatatatatttttttttttttttttttttttttttttttttttattgtaacattttttacatttatctttttgttatttgtgtaGATTATTTGACAATAATGTGTGTAaaacagtcatgccaataaaactattttaaagctgAACACTGGTAAGGAGAAACACTTGAAAAGGAGGAGGAATATGATACATGtctcatttctctttttctcaggTGTTTCATGGAAATCAAAATCCCACAGATGAGGTACGCGCCAGGCTGCCCAAACCCACCCTGACCCGTTACCTACGTATTCGACCTCTGTCCTGGGTACAAGGCATCTGCATGCGTTTCGAGGTGTACGGATGTAAAATATCAGGTAtctcatcccacacacacacacacacacacacacactcatagcaGAGGATTTTTTGTAGTGAGATTCAGCCATGACATCACTAAGAAATCCCAGCAGGTGTTGCTGTGGTTTGTAGCACTGAGTCACTTTCAATTCCCCCAGATTCGCTCACTCCGTGTGTGATCATTAGAGAATGACTCCCCTCTCTGTTCACTGACACCTAATACTGACATCAAGAGATtcatctgaatgtgtgtgtgtttattttaatacattctcACCATTTCTGAAAGGTAGAAGTAGCTCTATGTCTTTTTCCTGTGGTTCAGAATATTGGTGCTCCTTTCATTAGAAAAGCTCATATTCTCACTCCTTCTCTCAGATGCTCCATGCTCCAGTATGCTAGGGATGGTTTCGGGTCAGATTTCGGACTCTCAGATCACAGTGTGGCCGTCGGCAGAGAGGGGCTGGCTCCCAGAGCAGGCCCGGCTCCTAACCGGCCGAACAGGCTGGGTGGCTGCTCACCAGCAGAATGTCGTAAAGAACCAGTCACTGGAGCTGGATCTTGGGGCCCAGCGGATGGTATCGGGTCTCATCCTGCAAGGAGGGAAATACAGAGATGGGAATATTTTCATCAAACGCTTCAGAGTTACACACAGCCCAAATGGAACAGACTGGAACCACATATTAGAGGAGAACAGCAACAAAGTGAAGGTATTGCATGTGTAAAAGCCTGTTCACACAAAGAATGATATctgtaatgataactataattaCATTAGGGCTCACACCAACGGATGGTAAAATTCTGTTTGTTACAATCACTCACTGTATATATGttatctgccactttaaatgctcaagctcttcaAAGTcaagtggattctgattggctgtacttgttttcatcattaatcaactgaaaaaaaaagttttgaaagtgtTGTTAGTTTTTCTGTGTCGTTAACATTATAGCTGTGGTCtggacttccctattctcatGGAATTGGAATGATTAGTAAAACgctgtaatttatataattatcgTTGCAGTTAATGTTCATTGaaaccaaggacaataactataatgatagaTACActataaagttttagtaatagtCCTAATTTTACATGAATAGGGAAATCCAGACAGCTGATTCAACAAAATTGTCCAGCTTATGAACAGTAAAAACACTGAGAGCCAATCAGAattctatggaagcccgtttctgccactgaataaaaaataaaaaaggtaattgcgactttttctctcacaattatgacttttttctcagaattgtgtgatgtaaACTCACAGTTGCGAGTTAGATAGTCAGTATTGCGTGACATATAggcacaattgcgagaaaaactcagaattgcgagtctGTCTTAtagttctgaggaaaaaaagtctgagataaaaaatcacaattacctttttttattttttattcagtggaggAACCAGGATTCCATagaatccacctgactttaaagagatcgagcatttaaagcagcagaagaACATGCCTGTATCGCGTATTCAACGTCATTGTCATCTATTTGTGTGGACGCTAATAATAGTAAACGTTATGGTtatcgttattgttatagttatcttcatagttattgttcttggtgtgaatgaaATGCAGTTCTTGTTCATCTGTTTAAGCAGACAGACACAAAATGTTCTAAAGAAAGTGATATTTTTTCACATATCCAGGTGTTTATGGGTAATCAGAACCATGACACACCAGAAGTACGTACTTTTGATCCAGTGCTCATGCGTTTCCTGCGTATCTACCCTGAGCGTGGCTCTCCTGAAGGCATGGGGTTAAGGCTGGAGGTTTTAGGATGTGACCTGCAAGGTGAGTGACAGCCAAACCAACCAATCACAGAGCTTAGAGGAATCTCATCCTATTCCAAATTACCAAAATTGCTGAAATGGTGTATAATTTGTGAAAGCTTCCTTTACTGTAAATAACTTGCCTATCTAAAAATCCCTGATCTCTTTTCAGAGCCCACAACGCCTCTTCCCCTCACCACCACCATGGAAACTACGGTAGCTACCATCACCAGCGCTCCAGGGAATATTCCAACAACCACCATAATTCCAACAACAGTGGAGAATTGCGATGATGATGGCAGCTGCCGCAGCGAAGCAGTGACGGACTATGACACAACaggttagacacacacacacacatgcattcacatcatTGACATCTATGAGCTAATTATGTTGATTAAAGCATAACACTACCTCATCTCGTAAGAGAAACCTTAtggtatttttagattttaattaagacattatttactcactttatTATGCTGTTTTCATAATAGGGACTGATGCGAGGTCCCAATGACGTttgtgatttcaggttttactatcacTGTGGGACATTTAAGTCCccacaaagaaagcaaaaactcacatacacaaacatcCACAGAGAGACAGAATATGACCCAAAAGGTTTTAAATACAAACACCCACACAGTGAAGCACAGACCAACTACGACCCAGCAGGTTACATACAAACAATGTCTTAAACTGTGACCTATCagattacacaaacaaacaaatacgcATTTATCATTTCAACACACTGCAGAATGAAGACAacgggtctcattcactaataattgtgTGGAATATTtcgtatttatacacacatatgcacttCTCACAAGTATTCTAAATGAGCAGACGTATGTCCAAGGTTAGTCATTTGCATAAATCACACCTAAATCATCACCATATAAGGGCTTTCTGCATAACCTTTCTTTTCCAGCCTTTTGTCGTCTCTCTCTCTGCAAATATGACATGCTCCTTAAAACACTTTCTCACCTTTGAAAATGGCAGCAAATATCCTCAAGCAAAGCCATCCTCAAAACCATCGCAAACATATGAAACCCCTTCAAAACAAATCCACATTACAGAGCTGTCATTAGCCAGATATAGGCTACATATGTACCTCAGTTTTAGCTGTAATgcatattttcttactctttcaCTGTAtatgattaaatgtatttaagatGAAATTTCATTATAAGGCCACCCAGAGTGTGTTATTTTTGCATGTGGTTTCAGTTGTTCCAGCGTTTAGTGAATGACAGAGTGACAAAACATAAACCAAATATAAACATACAGAACATGCAAATGGAATTTAACGAGTCTGTATTTCATTAACTTTGTAGCACTTTCTGCATTTTGTTTTCCTTAGAAACTGCAGTGGCAGAGCCATTTATGGAGATGGAAGCAGTACCTGGTGAGAAACtactacacacacataaaatagaCAATTATCTGTAGTGGCAATAACAATTTGGAGTGTTGCTGTTGTCGTAAAACAAAAGTGGTCCACCCTCAATGGGTACTCTCTTTAGTGGCTGAATATAATTCCTACAAAATCACATTACGGAAGCATACATATACCTTATTAGCCTGACAGAAATGAGGAACAAAATCCTCTCTTTGgggttttccatttcaaaatCTCTACTGCCACCAAGGGTTGTGCTGCATAATTACatgctataattataattaatccaGCTGTTTAACTTTGTAAAAGCCttatgcaaaaattaaaatattgcagAGTCTTTTACTTCTGACTGTCACCTTCATGATGTCAAAATAATAACACTTTGTAATTTAATTGTGAAAATTCCTTcacaataaaacacttaaaacatcGACAACAGCACAGAAACAAATTGGTTGCGAAAAGTTTATGGTTTCTAAAAACTGCCTCATGCGGTTtacttgtttttcttgttttacacaTTAACTTATAACAATAGATTTTGTTTTACAGATTTATACTTAGAAAAATTGCTAATAGCATGAGAAAAATACTGAATTCAATACTCAAtacaagatatattttttgaaatcTCTGACTTTTGCTTCACAGTtaaatgtgtcttgttttaaggatgcttAGATGTTTAtgaaacaacaacacagaaacacattGCATGTGGAAAGCTCCTAAAAATGACCTAGATCATTAGATTTACTGGAGTCATTGGAGAATGTGATATCTAGATACAGTACTGTGCAATTGGCCACTGGTTATTGGTGATTTAGCAGATTTCGCTGCAGTATCTGTTGGCAGATACAGGCTTGCTTAATGCACTTCACTCCCCTTTGTggtttgaacctacaaccttttgaATACATGCCAAGAGCTTTGACTAATAAGCTACCAGCAGTCCAAAAAGGATAGAGGGTGTTCAGTATCATACTGCATTGACTGTAGCTTACTTGAAAACATCTTCAGTTGGTTTGAATGGAAAGTAAATTCGGTGCGAAGTACTGTAAAGTTGATTTAACTTTGTTTGTGCTCCTGTTTAGCATATATTTGGTTTGCCTGTGACTTTGGCTGGGCTGATATCCCCTCCTACTGTGGATGGAGTCAAGATGGAGGTGAAGGAGCTGAATGGTATATAAATAACAACAGCAAACACACTGATCAAAAACTGCCTAATCTGGACCACACAGGTAAGAATAATTGACTTTTACATCAGCATAGCATGAAATATAGATTTATGAATTCctaaatgcacttttattttaaagtatagggAAGCATATGAGATAAAATGCTAAATGTTAATGCTAAAGCTCCTCGCTTCTGTTTCAGGGATGCCTCACAACTTCATTTATGCAGCTTCTAACACAAACGCGCAGGTAGAGattgagagaaagacagaaacgGAGACAGATGAAGAACTGGCGAGAAAAGGAAGTGTGGCGAGACTGGCCAGTTTGCCGGTCACAGCCCCGGACTCAGACCTGTGCATGTCTTTCTGGTACCACTTCACTGAGAAACACACGGGAACTCTGAACATCAAGCAGAAGATAGAACGATTAGAAGTGGCTGGGAAGAAGAGAGAGGACAAAGAGCTTCTGATCCGCTCTGTGAACGGCCAGATGAAAAGCAGATGGAGGGAAGGAAGAGTTCTGATTCCCAGTGCAGACACTCCTTATCAGGTACTGATGGCCACTTTATGAGCCGCACATCCTGATTCCAACATGATACTAACTCTTTTTCTGCATGTGCATGATAGGTGATCCTGGAGGCTCAAGTGGATCCTTCAGAATCTGGTTACATCTCACTGGATGATATAAAGATACTGGATGAAGTGGATCCTGAAGAGTGCAAGGGTATGTTTGACCACGCCTCTTTATTTTAGCCCCTCCTTCTTTCTGTTTGGCCTGCCCTCCTTTTATTAGCAGATTCTCTCACCAGCTTAAAACCTTCATCAATATACATCATCAAACATCTGCACCcttatattaaaaatcaaatgataATAACCACAACAGTGACCACACACTTTTTTAttgatcttaaaggaatagtctatccaaaaataaaaatcattgttcatgctgttccaaacctgtatgcatttctttcttctgcggaacataaaagaagatattttgaaagatgtTGGTAATCAGATCGAGTTTAATGAAACCCAATAGGAACCAAAGCTGTTTGGTTcccgacattcttcaaaatatcttcttttacgtTCCGCaaaaggaagaaagtcatacaggtttggaatgacatgaggagaataaatgataaaagaattgtaatttttgggtgaactatcgctttaattcCAGATGTATTGATTTTTTCCATAGGCATTTTCTATAATAGCGTTCTTACCCTTGAACCAAACCAATCAGCTCTGAGATAAATCACACCTTTTTAACATTTGTATGTTGAAAATGTCTCTACAAGGAATATGAATGAAATTGAATGGAGTTCATCTCCTTGAttagtgtgtgtttgcatttcaGACCCAGATAATACAGAAGGTGATGAAGATGAAGTTGATGAGATCGGTAAGACCCACATTTTATTGggaaaatattataataagacctaatttaattgttaattgcACAGCTCTGTgtactgggaaaaaaaattgcaatttgtcttatttttaagtgaaaatattttaaaacacactttaaaaaattgGTATAGAAAATTTTACTCTGGTTTTTACTCAGACATtggtagtaaatttcacaaacaattacaaagaagtGGCAAGTTGCacaattaaacatgatttttttaaaaggtaaactgaaatagtatttcccTGTACAACATACACCAATAATCTGCTTTATtagcaactttaaaaaaaaaaaaaaaaaaaacatttttcacaatgtACATTTACTTGAGCAAAATTGTATGAGATATTAAACCTAATGGCAAaggttttcttgttttaagcataaacgtaaaaaaaaaatggttttactcatttatattttaaacaagagAAAAAATTGCTAATGGCatttaggaaaaaatatttagtttaatacttaattgaatatgtattttgtattttccttctcaattaaatgtatcatgttttaaGGATGATTAGATATTTAAAGGTTGCTATAATGTCCAGCATATGACTGTATTTGATCTCTTATTTAATATAACTGAGCTTGCTTATGCAGGTCTCAcaatctctctgtgtctgtctgtctttctctctcaataGTGAACTGTGAGGGGACTGACAACACCCTGTGGAGTTTTGGACGCGGCTCCATGCTGAAGAGTTTGGACCCCATCCTGATCACCATCATAGTGATGAGTGCTGTGGGAGTCCTGCTGGGTGCTGTGTGCGGCGTGCTGTTCTACTGCGCGTGCGCTCACACTACAAACAGGAACCTCTCTGCTCTGGAGAACTACAACTTTGAGCTGGTGGATGGAgtcaaactaaaaaaagaaaaactcagtgCACAGAAATCTTACTCAGAGGCATGAGGAATGTTGGATGAACCAAGGAAACATTTGCTGGACAATGTTGGAGGAACGTTCTTAGAACATTGTTGTCGAGACTGAGCGTTATTCTCAGGATGTGCAGGAAGAGAAACTGGCCTCTAGAGGGCACCGTGTATAGATTGTACAGCCAGATGATGATtgtctactgttttttttgttcgtttgtaCATTTGTTGCTGGTGATGAGACCAAGACAAAACGATGTATCCTCTCACACAGTCGGATATTTTTTTTCGACAAGCCCCTTTTTCAGAGCTGTACACAGCTGGGTTTTCAGTGTTATTGTGCTCGTTTTTGCTTGGAGATGTGTTTGTTCAGTTGGTAACTCACTTCATTCCAATGGtgcctttaaatgtgtttttgttgccTTTTTACACATGGGTTGCTCCTTAGACAGTCATTTGCTCTTGAGCACAAACTTCACAGATACAGGCCAATACAGGTCAGAGGTCATACATAATAATACATCTAATATATCTCAACAGGACATGCGCATGATGTCTATCACAGTGTTAAATAGCTAGATTATTTGGTCCATCTTCACtcaatatatattgtaaaactaCAGGTCAGAAGACATTTTGTTAGGGAAGAATTATAATATGACCCAATTtcatgatttattgatttattacacagctctctgcACTACAGAAAttgaatcagtatttttgtcttattttcaagTAAAAATGTTAGGATACTTTACTTGACAAGCAAAATTGAGTAAGATATTAAGGCCGATGGCAaacagtttttcttgtttttaacttaaacatcattaaaatttgttttattcatatatttaaaacaagaaaaaattgctataatggcataaaaaaaattctttgaaacttaaaacaagttttaatatttttaaactttgcTTCTCAGTTAAATATATCtagttttaagaatgtttagatattttgctGGTAACAAGACAAAAATTCTCAAGAatcaggattttattttattttaagtgcacTTGGAATTctgcattcaaatattttagtataattacaTCTAAACTAAAAAATGACAGTCCTATTTCAGGTTCAATACAGGTCAAATGGTCAATGTTTAAATTCATAATACATCTAATATATATCAATAGGATGTACTCATAACATCTTTCTCAATGTTAAGTAGCTAAAATGAGATTCTGTCACATTATTTGGTCCATCCTGACTctatatattgtaaaacaacagCTCAGATAACATTCTTtgagacagtgtttttttttttaaatgatggaaTAACTCTTTTCAGCTGCCCATGTGGCATGTCAGTAAACATGTGTTACCATGGTATCGAGTGACATCATATTTCAGAATGACATCACAATGTCTGCAGACCATCTGTGTAAACAGTGTCTTCTAGGCTGGACCCCTCCTGATCAGGAGACGCTGGGGAGACGCTCACTCTGGGAACGTCTGGGAATCGAAGCGGAGACAAAGCAAATGAAGCATCTAAGAGCGCTAATGTGGAAGCATCTCCCCGAGGAAATTCATTGTATTTGAAGGATGTGAAAGGCACAAACTGATCCGTGCTCTTAAGCATTGAGAGGACAACCTAAGAGAGACAAGACGACAAGTGCTGACAAAGACATCTGGGTCTATTTCTTTTCAGCAGCTTGAAGGAGACGCCAGAAACTTTTCTCCCATTCATATGAACCAATGTATGTCATTTTGCACtgacaattatatttaataaaagatttAGATCGTAATAAAAGTGTTAACTACTTTAAATTGTAAGAGAAATCCAACTGTCAGTGTAACCGCTCACTTTTGTAAtgctatttaaaatgaaatggtaTTTTTCTTAATTGTAATAGTTGTTTTTGTGTCCTGAGGAACTGAAGTAAGACTCTCACAGAAAACTCAGTTTCACTTGATGTTATAAAGTCCAGTCTGTCTGGTGGCTGTTTTGTATTCACAGTTCTgtgatgaacagaaaaaaagaaaaagaaaaaaatctgcaaatctGACCAATGGGATTTATGAATTTCTCAacaacattccaaagagaaaagttaataaagtttttataaatattttgtttgaattaattttctttttatagaGAAACTGTTATTTGtgtataaacattatttgttattgtgtgtgtgtgtgtgtgtgtgtgtgtgtgtgtgtgtgtgtgtgtgtgtgtgtgtgtgtgtgtgtgtgtgtgcgtgtttgtgtgtaacagttaggtccatatatatttggacacaggcgcggtttttattattttagctgctgaccaaaacatattcaagttacagttatataataaatcaaaaaattggAGAAAAGGTTAAGGAATAACAGCTCTTGAACACGTACCTCCCCCTTTTTCAAGTGACCGTAAGTAATTGAACAGTTGACTCAAAAGCCATTTCATGGACAGATGTGGGCTATTCCTTCATTATTTCTACATAATTTAAGCAGGTAAAAGATCTGGAGTTAATAttaagtgtgccatttgcatttggaagctgttgctgtgaacccacatcatgTGGTAAAAGGAGCTCTCCATACAATAGAAAgctttaaacacaaaacacatccatcagagagatagcaggaacattaggagtggcaaaatcaacagtttggtacattctgaaaaaaaaaaaaaaaaagaatgctggtgagctcagcaacataaaaaggcctgGACGTCCACGGAGGACAACAGTGGTGCATGATCAGAGaatcctctccatggtaaagaaaaaccctttcacaacatccagcaaagtgaagaacactctccagAAGCTAGGTGTGTCACTGTCAAAGTCTCGAGAagtcaagagaagacttcacaagagcaaatacagagggttcaccacaaggtgcaaacaaggccagattagacCTTGCCAAAAAAACTTCTACaaaagccagaccacttctggaaaagcattctttggacggctgaaattaagatcaacctgtaccaTGATGACgggaagaaaaaagtatggagagggcttggaacagctcatgatccaaagcacgcaacatcatctgtgaaacatggtggagcTGTGTGATGGCATGAGCGTGCAGTGGctctgggttactggtgtttagtgat is a genomic window of Cyprinus carpio isolate SPL01 chromosome B2, ASM1834038v1, whole genome shotgun sequence containing:
- the LOC109075516 gene encoding neuropilin-1a-like, with the protein product MYWRLLCVTLTGLSVARALTESPCGGKITITSSGYVTSPGYPSGYLANQQCSWLIQAPDPQQKILINFNPHFDLESRECKYDFVQVFDGVDENALSLGRFCGKIAPSPIISNGNSLFIKFTSDYESTGAGFSIRYEIHRTGAECSKNFTEPNGVIQTPGFPDKYPNNLECTFIIFAPKMAEIVLDFQSFDMEPDTTAPAGAVCRFDYLEIWDGYPTVGPHIGRYCGSRQPGRVISYTGVLSLSIHTDNAITKEGFSANYSIRTSSDPPQPHQGECMSPLGMESGEITEDRITASSQYNPSWSPLRSRLNFPENGWTPSDDSVREWIQVDLGFLRYVTAIGTQGAISKETKKAYYVRTYKISVSSNGEDWIMLKDKTKPMVFHGNQNPTDEVRARLPKPTLTRYLRIRPLSWVQGICMRFEVYGCKISDAPCSSMLGMVSGQISDSQITVWPSAERGWLPEQARLLTGRTGWVAAHQQNVVKNQSLELDLGAQRMVSGLILQGGKYRDGNIFIKRFRVTHSPNGTDWNHILEENSNKVKVFMGNQNHDTPEVRTFDPVLMRFLRIYPERGSPEGMGLRLEVLGCDLQEPTTPLPLTTTMETTVATITSAPGNIPTTTIIPTTVENCDDDGSCRSEAVTDYDTTETAVAEPFMEMEAVPAYIWFACDFGWADIPSYCGWSQDGGEGAEWYINNNSKHTDQKLPNLDHTGMPHNFIYAASNTNAQVEIERKTETETDEELARKGSVARLASLPVTAPDSDLCMSFWYHFTEKHTGTLNIKQKIERLEVAGKKREDKELLIRSVNGQMKSRWREGRVLIPSADTPYQVILEAQVDPSESGYISLDDIKILDEVDPEECKDPDNTEGDEDEVDEIVNCEGTDNTLWSFGRGSMLKSLDPILITIIVMSAVGVLLGAVCGVLFYCACAHTTNRNLSALENYNFELVDGVKLKKEKLSAQKSYSEA